From one Gemmatimonadaceae bacterium genomic stretch:
- a CDS encoding PEP-CTERM sorting domain-containing protein (PEP-CTERM proteins occur, often in large numbers, in the proteomes of bacteria that also encode an exosortase, a predicted intramembrane cysteine proteinase. The presence of a PEP-CTERM domain at a protein's C-terminus predicts cleavage within the sorting domain, followed by covalent anchoring to some some component of the (usually Gram-negative) cell surface. Many PEP-CTERM proteins exhibit an unusual sequence composition that includes large numbers of potential glycosylation sites. Expression of one such protein has been shown restore the ability of a bacterium to form floc, a type of biofilm.) codes for MLLTNFNPPVHEPGTIDGFDAVSSFFAVFGIAEDTCCHSGEVACPRTHGLTATAGPTAGTRLAYGMIQSDLWGSMIADNPWSETSTDIPMGHWLVRQAPITTVPEPATVMLFLAGLLALGFAHPRVRRQR; via the coding sequence ATGCTGCTCACCAACTTCAATCCGCCGGTGCACGAACCCGGCACCATCGACGGCTTCGATGCCGTGAGCAGCTTCTTCGCCGTCTTTGGCATCGCCGAAGACACGTGCTGCCACAGTGGCGAAGTGGCGTGCCCGCGAACGCACGGACTCACTGCCACCGCCGGCCCCACCGCCGGCACCCGGCTCGCCTACGGCATGATCCAGAGCGACCTGTGGGGCTCGATGATCGCCGACAATCCGTGGAGCGAAACCAGCACCGACATCCCAATGGGGCACTGGCTCGTGCGGCAGGCGCCGATCACGACCGTTCCGGAACCGGCGACGGTCATGCTGTTCCTCGCCGGACTGCTGGCGTTGGGATTCGCGCATCCCAGAGTGCGAAGGCAGCGCTGA
- a CDS encoding PEP-CTERM sorting domain-containing protein, which produces MARLEAVARYVIAGVAFLSTQSLGAQIVVPNVPVVTTGNCLPFGCTDNFGSDARYQQAYSNTSFGSAPLLITGLRFFNSTLEPDENDRITAGTYTLWLSTRPSVSTTLPTASLTANRGADFTEFATFTSDGTVRFGSSFDVLGTPFMYDPSSSNLLLEVQAKYTETRGSFTPRLYVDFQTNTSELGRAFCLGSACDVGLAGPRAGLVTAFLTTPVTTVPEPSSFALVGASVLVLYGGVRTRRRRRLRLDIASSHPAPGAA; this is translated from the coding sequence ATGGCACGTCTCGAAGCGGTTGCGCGCTACGTCATCGCCGGCGTAGCGTTCCTCTCCACGCAGTCACTCGGCGCGCAGATCGTTGTTCCAAACGTTCCGGTCGTCACGACGGGAAACTGTCTTCCCTTCGGCTGTACGGACAACTTCGGCAGCGACGCACGATACCAGCAGGCGTACAGCAACACGTCGTTCGGATCTGCACCACTGCTGATTACCGGGCTGCGCTTCTTCAACTCTACTCTGGAGCCTGACGAGAACGACCGGATCACCGCCGGCACGTACACTCTGTGGCTCTCAACGCGCCCATCGGTGTCTACGACGCTGCCAACGGCGAGCCTTACGGCCAACCGCGGGGCGGACTTCACCGAGTTCGCCACCTTCACCTCCGACGGCACCGTGCGATTCGGGTCCTCGTTTGACGTGCTGGGTACGCCGTTCATGTACGACCCGTCCAGCTCCAACCTTCTCCTTGAAGTTCAGGCGAAGTACACCGAAACGCGCGGGTCTTTCACGCCGAGGCTCTATGTCGACTTTCAAACGAATACATCGGAGCTCGGACGAGCCTTCTGTCTCGGGAGCGCCTGCGATGTAGGCCTCGCGGGGCCCCGTGCCGGCTTGGTGACTGCCTTCCTCACAACCCCGGTGACCACCGTCCCGGAACCGTCGTCATTCGCGCTGGTCGGTGCGAGCGTGCTCGTGCTGTACGGAGGCGTTCGCACACGTCGTCGCCGCCGTCTTCGGCTCGACATCGCCTCGTCTCATCCCGCACCCGGAGCCGCCTAG
- a CDS encoding ester cyclase, translating into MSNDHKARVVRWYHGLWNERRAEIVEEMMAPDCAVVLEGRDTPASPEEMKGYWRAMVTAIPDLHLELLFVVCEGDTAITHWRSRGTHTGPGLGIPPTGRSVDVQGLGVMEFRDGLIVRGFDRWNRGEFMARLMEPTPQDVAEGSQLTAREAQVALLMADRYSHVEIATTLGISPNTARRHCERVLAKLGVSRRQDVAGALGKVSASVLNPHGSDLAEA; encoded by the coding sequence ATGTCGAACGATCACAAGGCACGGGTAGTACGGTGGTATCACGGTCTGTGGAATGAGCGGCGGGCCGAGATCGTTGAGGAAATGATGGCGCCGGACTGCGCTGTCGTCCTGGAAGGCCGGGACACGCCGGCCTCACCCGAGGAAATGAAGGGCTACTGGCGCGCCATGGTCACGGCGATCCCCGACCTGCATCTCGAGCTGTTGTTCGTCGTGTGTGAGGGGGATACCGCCATCACGCACTGGCGTTCACGCGGAACGCACACCGGCCCGGGGCTCGGGATTCCGCCGACCGGTCGATCGGTGGACGTCCAGGGGCTCGGCGTCATGGAGTTCCGCGATGGACTCATCGTGCGCGGATTCGATCGATGGAATCGCGGTGAGTTCATGGCGCGCCTGATGGAGCCTACTCCTCAGGACGTCGCCGAGGGCTCGCAGCTGACCGCACGGGAGGCGCAGGTCGCGTTGCTCATGGCCGACCGCTACTCGCACGTCGAGATCGCGACGACCTTGGGGATCAGTCCAAACACGGCGCGTCGTCACTGCGAACGTGTGCTTGCCAAGCTGGGCGTCAGCCGTCGCCAGGATGTGGCCGGTGCCCTCGGCAAGGTGTCGGCGTCGGTGCTGAATCCGCACGGTTCCGATCTCGCTGAGGCGTGA